GCTTGCCAGGTTGTAGGATTATGGGTATGAGTATTTCTTGCTTTGTTTTTGGGTACTGAAACATATAtagaatttttgttttttttttttttgtttactcTCAATGGAAATAAAATGAACTCTCCTTTCAAATTGCCTTGTATGTTTGTTTCGAGTTTGATTTTCGATCTTTAAAAACTTGTGAACCTTTTGGTTTTCTTGAAGGTGGCAGATCAATGGATGCTGTTGAACCTGATACTTGTATGGAAACCATAGGCTAaagtcccttttcttttctttttagggAATATGAAATCGTATAGGAAAACAATATTTTGAACAGTTGGAAGCCATCGGATTTCTGCAAAAATACAAACTAAATAATCTATTGAATGTAAAATAATTGATAAAGAAGGAAGGGCACATGAAAGCTTAAGACTTTTTTAATAATATGATAATGATCTATTTTCACATGTTACAGCTATGTGTTTTTCCGTTTGACTTCCTGTTTGCTACTCTCATCTATTACGACTTTTCATTTCTCTGCAAAACAATCAACCAGGTTTCTCCTCTCTTGTCTAATCCACACCAATGTCACCTTTTCCGACTGATATGATTCCTAACATACTTTGTCGGCTTCCAGTGAAAACACTACTCCGCTTCAAATGTGTGTCCAAACCATGGGGTTCTCTCATAGATGCCTCACATTTTGTCAAAAGTCATCTCCATCAGTCCTTGAAAACCAACAACAATGTCAAGCTTTTCCTCGACAACGGTGCAGAAATCGACGATAATGCCTATGCGGTGGATTTCGACTCTCTCAACAACTTGGTGCAATTTCCTCGTCCATTTACAGCTGAAATCACCAAGTACCGTTCTAGAATAATCGGTTCTTACAATGGATTACTTGCTGTGTACCATCGTGAAGGAGGCATCGCTCTATGGAATCCATCAACAAGAAAATGTCATTATTTGCCAGCCTTGGATGAAGATATAAGTATGGATCATGACACCATCCCCGGATACAACTACGACAACAGCACCATACTCGGATTTGGGTATGACAAGATCACCGAAGACTATAAGGTGGTGAAAATGCTGAGATCCAAGACCCAAAACTGCTTCAAAGTTACGATTTACGGCCAGAAATCCAACACTTGGAGGAGGATTAAGGATTGCCCTTACGACATACCTATTAACTACAACGACGGGGCATACGTAAACAATGCCATTCATTGGGTAGGGGATGAAATATTGTCAGGAAGAAACGTGATATTTGGTCTTCATCTTAACACCGAGGAGTACTTCGAAGTCCCTGAAGGAAAGAGGAGCTCCGAAGACAAGAAATGCGGCGCTTATTATTGCGAGGGCTTCAGCTACATGAATGTGGGAGTGTTGGGAGGTTGTTTATGTGTTTCCCGAGATTTCTCGAGTTGTCCAATCGAAGACCACGTAAATATATGGGTGATGAAGGAGTATGGAGTGAAGGAGTCTTGGACTGAGTTGCTTTATCTGTCGAGAAATCAATGGGTGACCAATATATTTCACACCAGAGCTGTAGGGTATGCCAGGGATGGCAATAAAGTATTGCTGGATGACGGTGGAGGACAACAGCCTGCTTGGTTCAATCTAGAGGATGAAAGTAGCCACCTTCTTTGTATTCCAGGCGCACCCCAACTTGTTTCTACAATCATCTATGTTGAAAGCCTTGTTTCTGTTTCTTGAACCCATTAATGCATCTAACTTCATCATGTCAATTTTATTTCGGTTTCTTTATGCAATTACTTTTATTTCCATGAAAGTGCCCCAGGATcttatcaaattaatccctcaattgctaaatttatcaatttaacccctatactatttaaaaaaatcaaataaattcaatttttttattgaaattcaTTTTAGTAATTTAGTGTTACTTTTGTTGGATTATTTGTTTTAAGAATTATTGaatatgttattattgttattgcaTTTGGTTAAATATGTTCTACATATAAACCTATGAGTCGTATTAAATATTTTTGGATTTTTGTCATTAggaattgttaaatttattagaattatttgtaatattcaaaatttaatatttaatagctTCAAGATGAATGAATATTTTGATTAATGATGGAGTTAGATTTCAATTGGATATGACCTTTAACATGAAATTTAAGAGTGATGCATTTTTAAGTAAAATGGAAAGGAGGATCCTAACAGAAACCCAAGCTGAAAGTATTAAATGGATATCCAATATAAAATATAGATTTTCAAGTCCAGCAGTGGGCACAATCATATGAAGATGGCCAATGCTACGGGTGTATGACAACCAACCTTGTGGAGATATAAACGGGGTTATGAAGTTCACATGTTATTTGCCCATTACGACAATGGTTGAAAAGAGCTACTATTGGTGTATGATTAGGGCTACATCTTCTAACGTGATTGTTGCTTCATCGTAGGGAAAACTGAAATTAAAAGTTTCTTCACTCCACCTTTCTACTAAGACTACAAGCAATGACGACCGAATTGGCATATTAGGTAATTCACCAATCTTCAAAAATCTCGATACATCTAAATATTCTTTAAGCTGATCTTATTCTTCATTTGGATAATGTATATTTTATCAAATCCAAAAATTTCTCTCCTCAACCTAATTAAatgacaacaaaaaaaaaaataaaaaattactactaaaattaaatattaacaaTGAATACATAATTGAATCGAATTTATGGTAAATAAAAAGAAttggagaaaaaaaaatcaagggAGGGGTATTTATAGGCACCGTAAAAAAGTTAACACCTATGGGGCCGACatacaattcaatacattcatGAAGGTAAAGTGatgaaaatttaaaacaaattaaatttgaCATTTGCGGGTGTCCAACTCTATTCAAAGCATTTATTAGAATACgataaatagtaaaaattcaaaACAAACTAAAATGGACATCTACTAGTGTAGAGCTCCATTGAACACATTTATCagcattaaattttttaaatggttaaaataataattaaaaaataacttgatattgATAGATGTTAATGTCAATTTGTTTTTATTTGGGTTTAACTCATCAAATGCAAATATATTACATATAACTCAATAGCAATGGGCtttgacatattaataacaattttaaaaattcagaGATCATCATTAAATACAGGTACattgatttattttataataaacttaACACTATAGATGTCCAAATCCTTTAATCATTTCATAATAATTACCCTGATTTTAGTGGATAATGAAAACTTAGTAAtacaatataattaaaaaaactcTTGACATTTATGAGTACCGAAGTAACAAATCAatattggattttttttttttttttggtccatGTTCACTTTGTTGCCAAATTCAGAAGTGTTTCCATTCCACACTTGAAGTAAAGTTTATATGGGGCCAAAGATATACCTTCCGTGACGACTCCGTCAAGTCCCCACTTGCAATTCCTCCGACAACTTACCTTAAAAAGTGCTCTCCATCAAATACAGTCTCCGCGCCTCCACGTGTTCGATCTTATCCTCTTTCAAACCTTTTCAATCTCCTACACCTGTTCCTACCCTAATGCCTTTGTGACCTACCTAGCAAATGGTCAAATTTTTTAACGTTATCCTCCAAATACCGTCAGATGGCTAGATATGACATTGATGCTAACCTTTTTATACCGCAGACGATAATCTCTCCCCCACCTCTATCCAGAAGAATTAATAGTGGCGATTTCTCTTCCCCTTCATTTACCAAAAACTCTGAAAAGTTCAATGGCGAACGCTCTTGCATTCTCTTTCTCAGCCCCAATCCGGGCCTCATCCGAATCACTTAAAAGGCCCGACCCGAGTCGTAAGAATCCAGTTTCTTCATCCTCATGGTGGACCCCAATCTTCGGGTGGTCATCCAACCCCGATTACCTCAACGATAGCAATGCCGGAAACACATCGGAGACGAAGCCGAGATGCAGATACACACTGGGGAGCTTCACGGAGGAGAAAGCGAGACAACTCCGAAAGAAGACGATGGAGAACTCGTCGTTTCACGATATGATGTACCACTCGGCAATCGCGTCTCGACTGGCGTCGGATATCTCCGGGAAGTGATTGAAGGGTAGTAAGGGTAAAAATAATTTGTCGAAATGAAAATGTATCCTTCACCGTCGTTATTGTTCGTTGGGATTTTGGGCAATGTTTGCGTTAAGGACAGACATtgtactttaattttgattttagaaCGTTGATGAACGGTGATGCAttatcttttctttctttcttttttgggtACAAATGCCTTCTCTTTTCTGACTTTGATCTTTTGAAATTCTGACGTTGTTATACTTTTTTACCGACGTGGAAGGCAGttttcttttaataatcaggATCTACTTTAGATATTTCCACGTCAGCATCTGTCTacctctttcattttctatctttTCACAAACGTCAAATTTATATTCATTAAACtcttcataataaattttatgtatttttcttcacatacatacatatatatatatcataattttttaaataaaatagattaaattaaaaattatttaatgaaataaatcaGTTTCAATAAAAAGTTAAATGctctaaatttataaatatttaattatattttaaatttaaattaaaaaattataaatattttaaaataaaattatttttaaaacataaaaacataaaatttatttgttaaaaattatagttatatttataaaatgaaataaattacttttaaacttaaaaataaatttgaaattcgaaaaatgtttgaaattttaaattatacacaacttataatatattttaatttttaaaaaatgtagAATAATcactttttaaaatattaaaataactctagataaaaattaaaataactaaataataagataatataatttaatattttaaataatttgtttctaaattttaaaaataacattattttaaatatatatttttaaatggtGGGTCACATAAATAGGTAGAGAGTCTGAATGGATTTTCTTAGAGCAACTTTACGGTTTAAAAAGTTGATCCCTTCTTTATCGTTGTGAGGGAATTTATAGGAAATGTCATTTTATCCACTAACGTGACGTGACAAGTTGTTATGGCCAAGTGAACCTCTCATTGCATTCAAAATATGTTCGCACTTGAGGAGTGTTTATACCTAAAAAGCTTGTGTCTCAATAGCCGGTGTTTATCCCATCATCTAAGAGTAAGAGAGCTTGTCAGAAGTGCTTATCTAGCGGATGGTCTTGAAAACCAAAAGGTGTCGCTCTTCTAGTCGCGACATGTGGTCAACCAGGACATTATCTTAAATGAAGTCAAAGGGAAGGTCAATATTTTCCGTTTTGTTGACATGTGCTCAGATAGTGAAAGATATAACAGGAGTAATTAGCTTTGGATTAACACTTGAGATgactgactttaaaaattttggcTTGAAATGACAAATTTCAAGATGACTAATATATTAAAAATGCCCTTAAATAAGCATTTGATCTATTATTTTTATCCATGAAAAAGCCtttgatattaatattaaaataaaaatatttttaaaatattaaattactttGTATTTAATATCAATGtgaatttaatgaaaataatttattaaataaaaaataaaataacgctttttaataacattttagattttttttatataatgtctATAACTACTCATAGTCCCTCCctaacccttaaataggaggataatatatTTCAACGCACTCGAACTCATGTCCTCCTGTATTGGCAATAATGCTCATGCCAATCAAGGTAAGTCTCAATCGACACATTTCAAAAAAATTTGGAAGCACACACTTaaatattgtttttaaaattttgattgctTTAACAATTAcactaattaaaataataacaaaagtcTGTCTCTGTGACACGCTTCTCTCTATTTGTCTGtcttgttttttttcttcttggtgTTTGGTTTGTCATTGTTCTGTTTTTATTCTCTTGGAAAGCTGGTTAAGTGATTCTGTTTATGGAGGAAGGAATAGCCAATCTAAAGCTAATGGACGAGGAGGAAGAAGAGTTTAATGAGGAAACTGTTATGGTGGAACGGAACTATCAATATTGTTTGGTTGGACACTGCTTAACCAACAGCGTAGTTCATTTTCCTTCTCTTCGCAACACTATAGCCGATCTCTGGCATCCCATTGGTGGGATCTGTATTTCAGATTTGGGGATAAAAGATACCTTTTCCAATTCTTTCATGAAGTTGATATTAAAAGGATGATATCTGGTACGCCATGGTTCTTCAATAACCATTTACTTATTCTGCAAAAAGTTCAAAATGGAGAAGATCCGTCAAGTATCTTGTTAAATTTGATTGATTTTTGGGTTCAAATACA
The Gossypium arboreum isolate Shixiya-1 chromosome 10, ASM2569848v2, whole genome shotgun sequence genome window above contains:
- the LOC108487115 gene encoding F-box protein CPR1-like, whose translation is MSPFPTDMIPNILCRLPVKTLLRFKCVSKPWGSLIDASHFVKSHLHQSLKTNNNVKLFLDNGAEIDDNAYAVDFDSLNNLVQFPRPFTAEITKYRSRIIGSYNGLLAVYHREGGIALWNPSTRKCHYLPALDEDISMDHDTIPGYNYDNSTILGFGYDKITEDYKVVKMLRSKTQNCFKVTIYGQKSNTWRRIKDCPYDIPINYNDGAYVNNAIHWVGDEILSGRNVIFGLHLNTEEYFEVPEGKRSSEDKKCGAYYCEGFSYMNVGVLGGCLCVSRDFSSCPIEDHVNIWVMKEYGVKESWTELLYLSRNQWVTNIFHTRAVGYARDGNKVLLDDGGGQQPAWFNLEDESSHLLCIPGAPQLVSTIIYVESLVSVS
- the LOC108488440 gene encoding uncharacterized protein LOC108488440, translating into MANALAFSFSAPIRASSESLKRPDPSRKNPVSSSSWWTPIFGWSSNPDYLNDSNAGNTSETKPRCRYTLGSFTEEKARQLRKKTMENSSFHDMMYHSAIASRLASDISGK